A stretch of Aythya fuligula isolate bAytFul2 chromosome 1, bAytFul2.pri, whole genome shotgun sequence DNA encodes these proteins:
- the SEPTIN10 gene encoding septin-10 isoform X4: MYSTSSSEDTGSPISWYCYQPIVDYIDAQFEAYLQEELKVKRSLFSYHDTRIHACLYFISPTGHSLKTLDLLTMKSLDSKVNIIPIISKADSILKTELQKFKNKLMSELVSNDVQIYQFPTDDETVSQVNTVMNGHLPFAVVGSTEEVKIGNKMVKARQYPWGIVQVENENHCDFVKLREMLICTNMEDLREQTHARHYERYRRCRLEEMGFRDIGPENKPVSLQEAYEAKRHEFYLELQRKEEEMRQHFVQRVKEKETVLKEAEQEIQSKFDRLMLMHQEEKLKLEKKKKALEDDMAMFNKKKANAELLQAQAFVSTPVVSLKRDKDRKKLLRGELDKIGCKITPSAEYDLMHISVSEHIDVSSLSTKK; this comes from the exons ATGTACAGTACTTCATCTTCAGAAGATACTGGAAGTCCTATTTCTTGGTACTG cTATCAGCCAATAGTGGATTATATAGATGCCCAATTTGAAGCCTATCTCCAGGAGGAACTGAAAGTTAAACGTTCTTTGTTTAGCTACCATGATACTCGCATCCATGCCTGCCTCTATTTCATCTCACCTACAGGCCATTCCTTAAAAACACTAGATTTGTTAACCATGAAAAGTCTTGACAGCAAG GTGAACATTATACCAATTATAAGCAAAGCAgacagcattttgaaaacagaactgcagaagTTCAAGAACAAACTCATGAGTGAATTAGTTAGCAACGATGTCCAGATATACCAGTTCCCAACTGATGATGAAACCGTGTCTCAAGTTAATACCGTCATGAAT GGTCACTTGCCATTTGCTGTAGTAGGAAGCACAGAAGAGGTGAAAATTGGAAACAAAATGGTGAAAGCTCGTCAGTACCCTTGGGGCATCGTACAAG TGGAAAATGAGAACCACTGTGACTTTGTGAAGCTTCGTGAGATGCTTATTTGCACAAATATGGAAGACTTAAGAGAGCAGACTCATGCACGCCACTATGAGCGGTACAGGCGCTGCAGACTGGAGGAGATGGGCTTCAGAGACATTGGCCCTGAGAACAAACCAGTAAG TCTGCAGGAAGCCTATGAGGCAAAGAGACATGAGTTCTACCTTGAGctgcaaagaaaagaggaggagatgAGACAACACTTTGTGCAGAgagtgaaggagaaagaaacagtaTTGAAAGAAGCAGAGCAAGAA ATACAGAGTAAATTTGATCGTCTTATGCTAATGCATCaagaagagaaactgaaattagagaaaaagaaaaaagctctaGAAGATGACATGGCTATGTTTAATAAGAAGAAAGCTAATGCTGAATTACTCCAAGCACAAGCGTTTGTCTCTACTCCTGTTGTTAGTCTGAAGAGAGACAAGGACCGCAAGAA ACTTTTGAGAGGAGAGCTTGATAAAATTGGCTGTAAAATTACACCAAGTGCGGAGTATGACCTGATGCACATCTCAGTTTCAGAGCATATTGATGTTTCTTCCCTCTCcaccaaaaaataa
- the SOWAHC gene encoding ankyrin repeat domain-containing protein SOWAHC, with amino-acid sequence MAEPGELRQEAVVRFLRERGGRARNAELLEHFGGWLSPAEPGQRAAARQRFKELVNAVATVRPEPGTGAKYVHLRRRFCEPPSPRAPPPPPPPGDEEEEEEAARGSPGGRRSLRGGSPQLKRGAGRGRDSDSGSVASSSAEEEGSAAGSVALDPLEHAWMLSASDGRWESLEGLLSCEPALCCKRDFISGFTALHWAAKHGRQELLATLVNFAQRHRLPVDINARTSGGHTALHIAAMHGHTEVVKLLVGAYDADVDIRDYSGRKAAQYLQQGTSGDMRSLVGALDDEEEEEEEEGAAGNGSGRWRLSKVLPSNLMSYRLSHHHHHHHHHHSAGEEAEGTDGAAVPGKGKEMTRKASGSGRMKPRLNKIRFRTQIIHNTPSFRGDTEEEEQEEKSLKASFKLRPKSNVFG; translated from the exons ATGGCGGAGCCCGGCGAGCTGCGGCAGGAGGCGGTGGTGCGGTTCCTgcgggagcggggcgggcgggcgcgcAACGCCGAGCTGCTGGAGCATTTCGGCGGCTGGCTCAGCCCCGCCGAGCCCGGGCAGCGAGCCGCAGCCCGGCAGCGCTTCAAGGAGCTGGTCAACGCCGTGGCCACTGTCCGCCCGGAGCCCGGCACCGGGGCCAAGTACGTGCATCTCCGCCGCCGCTTCTGCGAGCCGCCCTCCCCCagggcaccaccaccaccaccaccacca ggggatgaagaggaggaggaggaggctgcccGGGGCTCCCCCGGGGGCCGCAGGAGCCTGCGGGGCGGCTCGCCCCAGCTGAAGCGCGGCGCCGGGCGCGGCCGCGACTCGGACAGCGGCTCGGTGGCCTCGTCGTCGGCCGAGGAGGAGGGCAGCGCGGCGGGGTCGGTGGCGCTGGACCCGCTGGAGCACGCCTGGATGCTGTCGGCCTCGGACGGGCGGTGGGAGAGCCTGGAGGGGCTGCTGAGCTGCGAGCCGGCGCTGTGCTGCAAGCGGGACTTCATCAGCGGCTTCACGGCGCTGCACTGGGCGGCCAAGCACGggcggcaggagctgctggccaccTTGGTCAACTTCGCCCAGAGGCACCGGCTGCCCGTGGACATCAACGCCCGCACCAGCGGCGGGCACACGGCGCTGCACATCGCCGCCATGCACGGCCACACCGAGGTGGTGAAGCTGCTGGTGGGCGCCTACGACGCCGACGTGGACATCCGCGACTACAGCGGGCGCAAGGCCGCGCAGTACCTGCAGCAGGGCACCTCCGGCGACATGCGGAGCCTGGTGGGGGCCCTGGacgacgaggaggaggaggaggaggaggaaggggccgCCGGCAACGGGAGCGGGCGCTGGAGGCTCTCCAAGGTGTTGCCGTCCAACCTGATGAGCTACCGGctctcccaccaccaccaccaccaccatcatcaCCACAGCGCCGGGGAGGAAGCCGAGGGCACTGACGGGGCGGCGGTGCCGGGCAAGGGCAAGGAGATGACCAGGAAAGCCTCCGGCAGCGGGAGGATGAAGCCGCGGCTTAACAAGATCCGCTTCAGGACTCAGATCATCCACAACACGCCCTCCTTCCGCGGGGACAccgaggaggaagagcaggaggagaaatCCCTGAAAGCCTCGTTCAAGCTCAGGCCGAAGTCCAACGTCTTTGGATAG
- the SEPTIN10 gene encoding septin-10 isoform X5 translates to MYSTSSSEDTGSPISCYQPIVDYIDAQFEAYLQEELKVKRSLFSYHDTRIHACLYFISPTGHSLKTLDLLTMKSLDSKVNIIPIISKADSILKTELQKFKNKLMSELVSNDVQIYQFPTDDETVSQVNTVMNGHLPFAVVGSTEEVKIGNKMVKARQYPWGIVQVENENHCDFVKLREMLICTNMEDLREQTHARHYERYRRCRLEEMGFRDIGPENKPVSLQEAYEAKRHEFYLELQRKEEEMRQHFVQRVKEKETVLKEAEQEIQSKFDRLMLMHQEEKLKLEKKKKALEDDMAMFNKKKANAELLQAQAFVSTPVVSLKRDKDRKKLLRGELDKIGCKITPSAEYDLMHISVSEHIDVSSLSTKK, encoded by the exons ATGTACAGTACTTCATCTTCAGAAGATACTGGAAGTCCTATTTCTTG cTATCAGCCAATAGTGGATTATATAGATGCCCAATTTGAAGCCTATCTCCAGGAGGAACTGAAAGTTAAACGTTCTTTGTTTAGCTACCATGATACTCGCATCCATGCCTGCCTCTATTTCATCTCACCTACAGGCCATTCCTTAAAAACACTAGATTTGTTAACCATGAAAAGTCTTGACAGCAAG GTGAACATTATACCAATTATAAGCAAAGCAgacagcattttgaaaacagaactgcagaagTTCAAGAACAAACTCATGAGTGAATTAGTTAGCAACGATGTCCAGATATACCAGTTCCCAACTGATGATGAAACCGTGTCTCAAGTTAATACCGTCATGAAT GGTCACTTGCCATTTGCTGTAGTAGGAAGCACAGAAGAGGTGAAAATTGGAAACAAAATGGTGAAAGCTCGTCAGTACCCTTGGGGCATCGTACAAG TGGAAAATGAGAACCACTGTGACTTTGTGAAGCTTCGTGAGATGCTTATTTGCACAAATATGGAAGACTTAAGAGAGCAGACTCATGCACGCCACTATGAGCGGTACAGGCGCTGCAGACTGGAGGAGATGGGCTTCAGAGACATTGGCCCTGAGAACAAACCAGTAAG TCTGCAGGAAGCCTATGAGGCAAAGAGACATGAGTTCTACCTTGAGctgcaaagaaaagaggaggagatgAGACAACACTTTGTGCAGAgagtgaaggagaaagaaacagtaTTGAAAGAAGCAGAGCAAGAA ATACAGAGTAAATTTGATCGTCTTATGCTAATGCATCaagaagagaaactgaaattagagaaaaagaaaaaagctctaGAAGATGACATGGCTATGTTTAATAAGAAGAAAGCTAATGCTGAATTACTCCAAGCACAAGCGTTTGTCTCTACTCCTGTTGTTAGTCTGAAGAGAGACAAGGACCGCAAGAA ACTTTTGAGAGGAGAGCTTGATAAAATTGGCTGTAAAATTACACCAAGTGCGGAGTATGACCTGATGCACATCTCAGTTTCAGAGCATATTGATGTTTCTTCCCTCTCcaccaaaaaataa
- the SEPTIN10 gene encoding septin-10 isoform X1, which translates to MAAPRAGRQPQNDGYRSLPLSGHVGFDSLPDQLVNKSIKQGFCFNILCIGETGTGKSTLIDSLFNTSFDDPVSTHFQPNVRLRAQTYELHESNVRLKLTIVNTVGFGDQINKEDSYQPIVDYIDAQFEAYLQEELKVKRSLFSYHDTRIHACLYFISPTGHSLKTLDLLTMKSLDSKVNIIPIISKADSILKTELQKFKNKLMSELVSNDVQIYQFPTDDETVSQVNTVMNGHLPFAVVGSTEEVKIGNKMVKARQYPWGIVQVENENHCDFVKLREMLICTNMEDLREQTHARHYERYRRCRLEEMGFRDIGPENKPVSLQEAYEAKRHEFYLELQRKEEEMRQHFVQRVKEKETVLKEAEQEIQSKFDRLMLMHQEEKLKLEKKKKALEDDMAMFNKKKANAELLQAQAFVSTPVVSLKRDKDRKKLLRGELDKIGCKITPSAEYDLMHISVSEHIDVSSLSTKK; encoded by the exons ATGGCCGCCCCCCGTGCCGGCCGGCAGCCG caAAATGATGGCTATCGATCCTTACCCTTGTCTGGTCATGTCGGTTTTGATAGTTTACCTGATCAGCTGGTTAACAAATCCATCAAGCAGGGCTTCTGCTTCAACATTCTTTGTATTG GAGAAACTGGAACTGGGAAGTCGACCTTAATAGACAGTCTGTTTAACACCAGTTTTGATGACCCTGTGTCAACTCATTTTCAGCCAAATGTAAGACTTCGAGCCCAGACATACGAACTCCATGAAAGCAATGTTCGTTTGAAACTAACCATTGTAAATACCGTGGGCTTTGGTGACCAGATAAACAAAGAAGATAG cTATCAGCCAATAGTGGATTATATAGATGCCCAATTTGAAGCCTATCTCCAGGAGGAACTGAAAGTTAAACGTTCTTTGTTTAGCTACCATGATACTCGCATCCATGCCTGCCTCTATTTCATCTCACCTACAGGCCATTCCTTAAAAACACTAGATTTGTTAACCATGAAAAGTCTTGACAGCAAG GTGAACATTATACCAATTATAAGCAAAGCAgacagcattttgaaaacagaactgcagaagTTCAAGAACAAACTCATGAGTGAATTAGTTAGCAACGATGTCCAGATATACCAGTTCCCAACTGATGATGAAACCGTGTCTCAAGTTAATACCGTCATGAAT GGTCACTTGCCATTTGCTGTAGTAGGAAGCACAGAAGAGGTGAAAATTGGAAACAAAATGGTGAAAGCTCGTCAGTACCCTTGGGGCATCGTACAAG TGGAAAATGAGAACCACTGTGACTTTGTGAAGCTTCGTGAGATGCTTATTTGCACAAATATGGAAGACTTAAGAGAGCAGACTCATGCACGCCACTATGAGCGGTACAGGCGCTGCAGACTGGAGGAGATGGGCTTCAGAGACATTGGCCCTGAGAACAAACCAGTAAG TCTGCAGGAAGCCTATGAGGCAAAGAGACATGAGTTCTACCTTGAGctgcaaagaaaagaggaggagatgAGACAACACTTTGTGCAGAgagtgaaggagaaagaaacagtaTTGAAAGAAGCAGAGCAAGAA ATACAGAGTAAATTTGATCGTCTTATGCTAATGCATCaagaagagaaactgaaattagagaaaaagaaaaaagctctaGAAGATGACATGGCTATGTTTAATAAGAAGAAAGCTAATGCTGAATTACTCCAAGCACAAGCGTTTGTCTCTACTCCTGTTGTTAGTCTGAAGAGAGACAAGGACCGCAAGAA ACTTTTGAGAGGAGAGCTTGATAAAATTGGCTGTAAAATTACACCAAGTGCGGAGTATGACCTGATGCACATCTCAGTTTCAGAGCATATTGATGTTTCTTCCCTCTCcaccaaaaaataa
- the SEPTIN10 gene encoding septin-10 isoform X2, translated as MSKQNDGYRSLPLSGHVGFDSLPDQLVNKSIKQGFCFNILCIGETGTGKSTLIDSLFNTSFDDPVSTHFQPNVRLRAQTYELHESNVRLKLTIVNTVGFGDQINKEDSYQPIVDYIDAQFEAYLQEELKVKRSLFSYHDTRIHACLYFISPTGHSLKTLDLLTMKSLDSKVNIIPIISKADSILKTELQKFKNKLMSELVSNDVQIYQFPTDDETVSQVNTVMNGHLPFAVVGSTEEVKIGNKMVKARQYPWGIVQVENENHCDFVKLREMLICTNMEDLREQTHARHYERYRRCRLEEMGFRDIGPENKPVSLQEAYEAKRHEFYLELQRKEEEMRQHFVQRVKEKETVLKEAEQEIQSKFDRLMLMHQEEKLKLEKKKKALEDDMAMFNKKKANAELLQAQAFVSTPVVSLKRDKDRKKLLRGELDKIGCKITPSAEYDLMHISVSEHIDVSSLSTKK; from the exons ATGAGCAag caAAATGATGGCTATCGATCCTTACCCTTGTCTGGTCATGTCGGTTTTGATAGTTTACCTGATCAGCTGGTTAACAAATCCATCAAGCAGGGCTTCTGCTTCAACATTCTTTGTATTG GAGAAACTGGAACTGGGAAGTCGACCTTAATAGACAGTCTGTTTAACACCAGTTTTGATGACCCTGTGTCAACTCATTTTCAGCCAAATGTAAGACTTCGAGCCCAGACATACGAACTCCATGAAAGCAATGTTCGTTTGAAACTAACCATTGTAAATACCGTGGGCTTTGGTGACCAGATAAACAAAGAAGATAG cTATCAGCCAATAGTGGATTATATAGATGCCCAATTTGAAGCCTATCTCCAGGAGGAACTGAAAGTTAAACGTTCTTTGTTTAGCTACCATGATACTCGCATCCATGCCTGCCTCTATTTCATCTCACCTACAGGCCATTCCTTAAAAACACTAGATTTGTTAACCATGAAAAGTCTTGACAGCAAG GTGAACATTATACCAATTATAAGCAAAGCAgacagcattttgaaaacagaactgcagaagTTCAAGAACAAACTCATGAGTGAATTAGTTAGCAACGATGTCCAGATATACCAGTTCCCAACTGATGATGAAACCGTGTCTCAAGTTAATACCGTCATGAAT GGTCACTTGCCATTTGCTGTAGTAGGAAGCACAGAAGAGGTGAAAATTGGAAACAAAATGGTGAAAGCTCGTCAGTACCCTTGGGGCATCGTACAAG TGGAAAATGAGAACCACTGTGACTTTGTGAAGCTTCGTGAGATGCTTATTTGCACAAATATGGAAGACTTAAGAGAGCAGACTCATGCACGCCACTATGAGCGGTACAGGCGCTGCAGACTGGAGGAGATGGGCTTCAGAGACATTGGCCCTGAGAACAAACCAGTAAG TCTGCAGGAAGCCTATGAGGCAAAGAGACATGAGTTCTACCTTGAGctgcaaagaaaagaggaggagatgAGACAACACTTTGTGCAGAgagtgaaggagaaagaaacagtaTTGAAAGAAGCAGAGCAAGAA ATACAGAGTAAATTTGATCGTCTTATGCTAATGCATCaagaagagaaactgaaattagagaaaaagaaaaaagctctaGAAGATGACATGGCTATGTTTAATAAGAAGAAAGCTAATGCTGAATTACTCCAAGCACAAGCGTTTGTCTCTACTCCTGTTGTTAGTCTGAAGAGAGACAAGGACCGCAAGAA ACTTTTGAGAGGAGAGCTTGATAAAATTGGCTGTAAAATTACACCAAGTGCGGAGTATGACCTGATGCACATCTCAGTTTCAGAGCATATTGATGTTTCTTCCCTCTCcaccaaaaaataa
- the SEPTIN10 gene encoding septin-10 isoform X6 codes for MAAPRAGRQPQNDGYRSLPLSGHVGFDSLPDQLVNKSIKQGFCFNILCIGETGTGKSTLIDSLFNTSFDDPVSTHFQPNVRLRAQTYELHESNVRLKLTIVNTVGFGDQINKEDSYQPIVDYIDAQFEAYLQEELKVKRSLFSYHDTRIHACLYFISPTGHSLKTLDLLTMKSLDSKVNIIPIISKADSILKTELQKFKNKLMSELVSNDVQIYQFPTDDETVSQVNTVMNGHLPFAVVGSTEEVKIGNKMVKARQYPWGIVQVENENHCDFVKLREMLICTNMEDLREQTHARHYERYRRCRLEEMGFRDIGPENKPVRYRVNLIVLC; via the exons ATGGCCGCCCCCCGTGCCGGCCGGCAGCCG caAAATGATGGCTATCGATCCTTACCCTTGTCTGGTCATGTCGGTTTTGATAGTTTACCTGATCAGCTGGTTAACAAATCCATCAAGCAGGGCTTCTGCTTCAACATTCTTTGTATTG GAGAAACTGGAACTGGGAAGTCGACCTTAATAGACAGTCTGTTTAACACCAGTTTTGATGACCCTGTGTCAACTCATTTTCAGCCAAATGTAAGACTTCGAGCCCAGACATACGAACTCCATGAAAGCAATGTTCGTTTGAAACTAACCATTGTAAATACCGTGGGCTTTGGTGACCAGATAAACAAAGAAGATAG cTATCAGCCAATAGTGGATTATATAGATGCCCAATTTGAAGCCTATCTCCAGGAGGAACTGAAAGTTAAACGTTCTTTGTTTAGCTACCATGATACTCGCATCCATGCCTGCCTCTATTTCATCTCACCTACAGGCCATTCCTTAAAAACACTAGATTTGTTAACCATGAAAAGTCTTGACAGCAAG GTGAACATTATACCAATTATAAGCAAAGCAgacagcattttgaaaacagaactgcagaagTTCAAGAACAAACTCATGAGTGAATTAGTTAGCAACGATGTCCAGATATACCAGTTCCCAACTGATGATGAAACCGTGTCTCAAGTTAATACCGTCATGAAT GGTCACTTGCCATTTGCTGTAGTAGGAAGCACAGAAGAGGTGAAAATTGGAAACAAAATGGTGAAAGCTCGTCAGTACCCTTGGGGCATCGTACAAG TGGAAAATGAGAACCACTGTGACTTTGTGAAGCTTCGTGAGATGCTTATTTGCACAAATATGGAAGACTTAAGAGAGCAGACTCATGCACGCCACTATGAGCGGTACAGGCGCTGCAGACTGGAGGAGATGGGCTTCAGAGACATTGGCCCTGAGAACAAACCAGTAAG ATACAGAGTAAATTTGATCGTCTTATGCTAA
- the SEPTIN10 gene encoding septin-10 isoform X3, which translates to MAAPRAGRQPQNDGYRSLPLSGHVGFDSLPDQLVNKSIKQGFCFNILCIGETGTGKSTLIDSLFNTSFDDPVSTHFQPNVRLRAQTYELHESNVRLKLTIVNTVGFGDQINKEDSYQPIVDYIDAQFEAYLQEELKVKRSLFSYHDTRIHACLYFISPTGHSLKTLDLLTMKSLDSKVNIIPIISKADSILKTELQKFKNKLMSELVSNDVQIYQFPTDDETVSQVNTVMNGHLPFAVVGSTEEVKIGNKMVKARQYPWGIVQVENENHCDFVKLREMLICTNMEDLREQTHARHYERYRRCRLEEMGFRDIGPENKPVSLQEAYEAKRHEFYLELQRKEEEMRQHFVQRVKEKETVLKEAEQEIQSKFDRLMLMHQEEKLKLEKKKKALEDDMAMFNKKKANAELLQAQAFVSTPVVSLKRDKDRKNSGFM; encoded by the exons ATGGCCGCCCCCCGTGCCGGCCGGCAGCCG caAAATGATGGCTATCGATCCTTACCCTTGTCTGGTCATGTCGGTTTTGATAGTTTACCTGATCAGCTGGTTAACAAATCCATCAAGCAGGGCTTCTGCTTCAACATTCTTTGTATTG GAGAAACTGGAACTGGGAAGTCGACCTTAATAGACAGTCTGTTTAACACCAGTTTTGATGACCCTGTGTCAACTCATTTTCAGCCAAATGTAAGACTTCGAGCCCAGACATACGAACTCCATGAAAGCAATGTTCGTTTGAAACTAACCATTGTAAATACCGTGGGCTTTGGTGACCAGATAAACAAAGAAGATAG cTATCAGCCAATAGTGGATTATATAGATGCCCAATTTGAAGCCTATCTCCAGGAGGAACTGAAAGTTAAACGTTCTTTGTTTAGCTACCATGATACTCGCATCCATGCCTGCCTCTATTTCATCTCACCTACAGGCCATTCCTTAAAAACACTAGATTTGTTAACCATGAAAAGTCTTGACAGCAAG GTGAACATTATACCAATTATAAGCAAAGCAgacagcattttgaaaacagaactgcagaagTTCAAGAACAAACTCATGAGTGAATTAGTTAGCAACGATGTCCAGATATACCAGTTCCCAACTGATGATGAAACCGTGTCTCAAGTTAATACCGTCATGAAT GGTCACTTGCCATTTGCTGTAGTAGGAAGCACAGAAGAGGTGAAAATTGGAAACAAAATGGTGAAAGCTCGTCAGTACCCTTGGGGCATCGTACAAG TGGAAAATGAGAACCACTGTGACTTTGTGAAGCTTCGTGAGATGCTTATTTGCACAAATATGGAAGACTTAAGAGAGCAGACTCATGCACGCCACTATGAGCGGTACAGGCGCTGCAGACTGGAGGAGATGGGCTTCAGAGACATTGGCCCTGAGAACAAACCAGTAAG TCTGCAGGAAGCCTATGAGGCAAAGAGACATGAGTTCTACCTTGAGctgcaaagaaaagaggaggagatgAGACAACACTTTGTGCAGAgagtgaaggagaaagaaacagtaTTGAAAGAAGCAGAGCAAGAA ATACAGAGTAAATTTGATCGTCTTATGCTAATGCATCaagaagagaaactgaaattagagaaaaagaaaaaagctctaGAAGATGACATGGCTATGTTTAATAAGAAGAAAGCTAATGCTGAATTACTCCAAGCACAAGCGTTTGTCTCTACTCCTGTTGTTAGTCTGAAGAGAGACAAGGACCGCAAGAA